One window from the genome of Streptomyces sp. NBC_00287 encodes:
- a CDS encoding 4'-phosphopantetheinyl transferase family protein, whose protein sequence is MSALLPAPARVSASGDPEPVDLAAVAALFEPPVIAAQAHTGELDFAQLPGAVKELLRGYTAPLRRETFTAGRLAAARATAALTGMPRWLSADARGAPRWPYGVAGSLSHTNRVALCVTGPDRGVGLGIDIEPLETGEELLSAVHYVCTPAERERLRDCPDPARAVLRLFCVKEALYKALPPDTQDGVSFQSVDLEWEEPPAGRDPGEPVRLRVVRGPVPGTTGRCAVVGSRMIAAVALPWPPEPGVSPTESRTSRTESRTSRTESRTSRTESRIQQDGQQT, encoded by the coding sequence GTGAGCGCGCTGCTCCCGGCCCCGGCCCGGGTGTCGGCGAGCGGCGACCCCGAGCCCGTCGACCTGGCCGCCGTAGCGGCCCTGTTCGAGCCACCCGTGATCGCGGCGCAGGCGCACACCGGCGAACTGGACTTCGCCCAACTACCCGGTGCGGTCAAGGAGTTGCTGCGCGGGTACACCGCGCCGCTGCGCCGCGAGACCTTCACCGCGGGCAGGCTGGCCGCGGCCCGCGCCACGGCCGCGCTGACCGGCATGCCCCGGTGGCTGAGCGCCGACGCCCGCGGGGCGCCGCGCTGGCCGTACGGCGTGGCCGGCTCGCTCAGTCACACCAACCGGGTCGCCCTGTGCGTGACCGGACCCGACCGCGGTGTCGGGCTCGGCATCGACATCGAACCCCTGGAGACGGGCGAGGAGTTGCTCTCCGCCGTGCACTACGTGTGCACGCCGGCGGAGCGCGAGCGGCTGCGCGACTGCCCCGACCCGGCCCGTGCTGTGCTCCGGCTGTTCTGCGTCAAGGAGGCCCTCTACAAGGCGCTGCCGCCCGACACCCAGGACGGCGTCTCCTTCCAGTCCGTGGATCTGGAGTGGGAGGAGCCGCCGGCCGGCCGGGACCCGGGCGAGCCGGTCCGGCTGCGTGTCGTACGCGGTCCGGTGCCCGGCACCACGGGCCGCTGCGCCGTGGTCGGCAGCCGCATGATCGCGGCGGTCGCCCTGCCGTGGCCGCCCGAGCCCGGCGTTTCCCCTACCGAGTCCCGCACTTCCCGTACCGAGTCCCGCACTTCCCGTACCGAGTCCCGCACTTCCCGTACCGAGTCCCGTATTCAGCAGGACGGACAGCAGACATGA
- a CDS encoding anthranilate synthase component I, whose product MPLLETSRPRTGRAAPSGRWTTPVGVEVVRTTELLGSAAALRTDLEDTLDERRGMVLFRGPDRVIGYSDPPVEITATGPEIRATALNERGRVLLPALLALFSHAIGPGGRVDADGDTLRVRGGVPDGTFAEEDRTRQVGVFAVVRAVVEGLALHDDSLLGLYGAFGYDLIFQVDPVTLTQHRAPGDRDMVLHLPDTVYELDLAADEAIRHDYEFRVGASRTDGLDRRTPARRFVAVADAPERDHAPGEYARVVEKARPLFRSGDLFEVVPSQSFHRVVQRPPSQLFRTLRERNPAPHSLLMNLAQDEYLVGASPEMFVRVTPRGAAGALVETSPISGTIARGRDALEDADRIRTLLNSSKDEHELTMCTDVDRNDKSRVCLPGTVQVTARRRIEMYSTLIHTVDRVEGVLRPDRDALDAFLAHLWAVTVTGAPKLSAIEFIERHERSPRRWYGGAVGRIGFDGGLDTVLTLRTIHVHDGVATVRAGATLLHDSTPEDEELETELKAKALLGVLDEPAAVRPARLRVEEGPGNGRRILLVDHRDSFVHCLAGYLRETGAEVGTYRSGGHLPLLAEQRPDLVVLSPGPGTPSDFGTAATLAEAERLGIPVFGVCLGLQGIVEYLGGTLGVLPEPVHGKPSRVRRTEAESLLLDGLPKSFTVGRYHSLYADPAALPDTLRVTAATEDGRVAMAVEAPEHRFAAVQFHPESIMSYAGRTGRLVVHNAVARLTRTPIGALR is encoded by the coding sequence ATGCCCCTGCTGGAAACCTCCCGGCCGCGTACCGGTCGGGCAGCCCCGTCCGGGCGGTGGACGACACCCGTCGGAGTCGAGGTCGTCCGTACCACCGAGTTGCTCGGTTCCGCCGCCGCCCTCCGTACCGATCTGGAGGACACCCTCGACGAGCGCCGCGGGATGGTTCTGTTCCGCGGGCCCGATCGGGTCATCGGATACAGCGACCCGCCGGTCGAGATCACCGCCACCGGCCCCGAGATACGGGCCACCGCGCTCAATGAGCGCGGCCGCGTCCTGCTTCCCGCCCTGCTGGCCCTGTTCTCCCACGCCATCGGGCCCGGCGGGCGCGTCGACGCCGACGGTGACACCCTGCGGGTGCGCGGCGGCGTCCCCGACGGGACCTTCGCCGAGGAGGACCGCACCCGGCAGGTGGGTGTGTTCGCCGTGGTGCGGGCCGTTGTCGAGGGGCTGGCCCTTCACGACGATTCGCTGCTTGGGCTTTACGGCGCCTTCGGCTACGACCTGATCTTTCAGGTCGACCCGGTGACCCTCACCCAGCACCGCGCTCCCGGCGACCGCGACATGGTGCTGCACCTTCCCGACACCGTCTACGAGCTCGACCTCGCCGCCGACGAGGCGATCCGGCACGACTACGAGTTCCGCGTCGGCGCCTCCCGCACCGACGGCCTGGACCGCAGGACACCGGCCCGCCGCTTCGTGGCCGTCGCCGACGCCCCCGAGCGGGACCACGCGCCCGGCGAGTACGCGCGCGTGGTCGAGAAGGCCCGGCCGCTGTTCCGCTCCGGGGACCTTTTCGAGGTCGTACCGAGCCAGTCCTTCCACCGGGTCGTGCAGCGCCCGCCGTCCCAGCTGTTCCGCACCCTGCGCGAGCGCAACCCCGCCCCGCACAGCCTGCTGATGAACCTCGCCCAGGACGAGTACCTGGTCGGCGCCTCACCGGAGATGTTCGTCCGCGTCACCCCGCGCGGCGCGGCCGGCGCCCTCGTCGAGACCTCCCCGATCAGCGGCACCATCGCCCGCGGCCGGGACGCGCTGGAGGACGCCGACCGCATCCGTACCCTGCTCAACTCGTCCAAGGACGAGCACGAGCTGACGATGTGCACGGACGTCGACCGCAACGACAAGTCCCGGGTCTGTCTGCCCGGCACCGTCCAGGTCACCGCCCGCCGCCGTATCGAGATGTACTCCACCCTCATCCACACCGTCGACCGGGTCGAGGGCGTGCTGCGGCCCGACCGGGACGCCCTCGACGCCTTCCTCGCCCATCTGTGGGCGGTCACCGTCACCGGCGCCCCCAAGCTCTCCGCGATCGAGTTCATCGAACGGCACGAGCGCTCCCCGCGCCGCTGGTACGGGGGAGCGGTGGGCCGGATCGGATTCGACGGCGGCCTGGACACCGTCCTGACCCTGCGCACTATCCATGTGCACGACGGCGTGGCCACCGTCCGCGCCGGCGCGACCCTGCTGCACGACTCCACACCCGAGGACGAGGAGCTGGAGACCGAGCTGAAGGCGAAGGCGCTGCTCGGGGTTCTGGACGAGCCCGCCGCCGTCCGTCCGGCCCGGCTCCGTGTCGAGGAGGGGCCCGGCAACGGCCGGCGGATCCTGCTCGTCGACCACCGCGACTCCTTCGTGCACTGCCTCGCCGGCTATCTGCGCGAGACCGGCGCCGAGGTCGGCACCTACCGCAGCGGCGGCCATCTGCCCCTGCTCGCCGAACAGCGGCCCGACCTGGTGGTCCTCTCGCCAGGGCCCGGCACCCCCTCCGACTTCGGCACCGCAGCCACGCTCGCCGAGGCCGAGCGGCTCGGCATCCCCGTGTTCGGCGTCTGCCTCGGCCTGCAGGGCATCGTCGAGTACCTCGGCGGCACCCTCGGAGTGCTGCCCGAGCCGGTGCACGGCAAGCCGTCCCGGGTCCGGCGCACCGAGGCGGAGTCCCTGCTGCTGGACGGCCTGCCCAAGAGCTTCACCGTCGGCCGCTACCACTCCCTCTACGCCGACCCGGCCGCACTGCCCGACACCCTGCGGGTCACCGCGGCCACCGAGGACGGACGGGTCGCGATGGCCGTGGAGGCGCCCGAGCACCGGTTCGCCGCGGTCCAGTTCCACCCCGAGTCGATCATGAGCTACGCCGGGCGCACCGGCCGGCTCGTGGTGCACAACGCGGTCGCCCGGCTGACCCGTACCCCGATCGGAGCCCTGCGGTGA